The following DNA comes from Actinomycetota bacterium.
CCTCGAGGTGCTAACCGAGAGCCGCACCGTGGATGACCTCTACACCAACCTCGACCGCGCGCAGCGCATAAGCGGCAACGACGTTTCGGCCATCGCTTCCGTCATCGGGTCGCGCCAGCAGGTGGAGGCGGCAAGGGCGGAGCTGGAGGCGCGCAAGGCGGAGCTGGATGCTTCCCTGGCGCAGTTGGGGGCTCAGAAGAGCCAGATAGAGGCGGAGCTCCAGAGGAGAAGGGAACTGGTGGCCGGCGTGGAGGCGGAGGTCAACCGCCTCATCGCAGAGGAGGAGGCTCGGCAGGCGGAGGCCCGGCGGGCGGCGACGACGGTCCGCCAGACGGTGAGCGCACCGAGAGTGCCCCCTCCCCCGCCCCCTCCCTATGCTCCGGACGTGATAAAGGTGGCCTACGCGCAACTGGGCAAGCCCTATCGCTACGCCGGTTCGGGCCCGGACGTCTTCGATTGTTCGGGGCTGGTCATGTACTGCTACGCCCAGGTGGGCGTGAGCCTCCCGCACAGCTCATACATGCAGGCGAGGTGCGGGGTACCCGTTTCCTATTCCGAGCTGCAGCCCGGGGACCTGGTCTTCTTCCACGGGTACGGTCACGTGGGGCTCTACATCGGGAACGGGCAGTACATACACGCTCCCCGCACCGGTGACGTGGTGCGCATCGCGGACCTCGGACGCAGGGGGGACTTCTGCGGGGCCGTGCGCATAAGGTGACGGGATGGCGGCGGTGAGCCGCGCACCCGGGAACCTCCGGGAAAGGCGGGAGAGACGGGCGACCTGCCGGCAAGCCGCCGTGAACGCGAGGGGGAGGAAAAATGAGCAGTACCGCCGTATTCTTCGATCCCCTTTACCTCGAACACGACAACGGGTTCGGCCACCCGGAACGCGCCGAGAGGCTGGAAGCGGCCATGCGGGTGCTGCGCAGCACGGGGCTCGCCGACAGGGTGAGCATCCTCTCGCCGCGTGACGCCGCGGTGGAGGAGATCGAGCTGGTGCA
Coding sequences within:
- a CDS encoding C40 family peptidase, whose amino-acid sequence is MSGRTVIGKATAAGVAALLAAAAVLMGSMAAPADPVQQKKEELERIKSEVQRIDARLETITEQYNLTNYRIRQARKAIAEKEAQIAALTAELEFRKDVLGQRMRELYKSGNADVLEVLTESRTVDDLYTNLDRAQRISGNDVSAIASVIGSRQQVEAARAELEARKAELDASLAQLGAQKSQIEAELQRRRELVAGVEAEVNRLIAEEEARQAEARRAATTVRQTVSAPRVPPPPPPPYAPDVIKVAYAQLGKPYRYAGSGPDVFDCSGLVMYCYAQVGVSLPHSSYMQARCGVPVSYSELQPGDLVFFHGYGHVGLYIGNGQYIHAPRTGDVVRIADLGRRGDFCGAVRIR